The following proteins come from a genomic window of Prionailurus viverrinus isolate Anna chromosome D1, UM_Priviv_1.0, whole genome shotgun sequence:
- the ZNRD2 gene encoding protein ZNRD2, producing MALNGAEVDDFSWEPPSEAETKVLQARRERQDRISRLMGDYLLRGYRMLGETCADCGTILLQDKQRKIYCVACQELDSDVDKDNPALNAQAALSQAREHQLASASELPLGSRPAPQPPVPRPEHCEGAAAGLKAAQGPPPPAGPPNADVLACTQEALLQKLTWASAELGSSTSLETSIQLCSLIRACAEALRSLRQLRH from the exons ATGGCCCTGAACGGCGCTG AAGTCGACGATTTCTCCTGGGAGCCCCCGAGCGAAGCGGAGACGAAGGTTCTGCAAGCGCGACGGGAGCGACAGGATCGCATCTCCAGGCTCATGGGCGACTACCTGCTGCGTGGTTACCGCATGCTGGGCGAGACGTGCGCGGACTGCGGG ACGATCCTCCTCCAAGACAAACAGCGGAAAATCTACTGCGTGGCTTGTCAGGAGCTCGACTCAGACGTGGATAAAGATAATCCGG cTCTGAACGCCCAGGCTGCCCTCTCCCAAGCTCGGGAACACCAGCTTGCCTCTGCCTCGGAGCTCCCCTTGGGCTCCCGGCCAGCCCCTCAGCCCCCAGTACCCCGTCCAGAGCACTGTGAGGGAGCTGCAGCAGGGCTCAAGGCAGCCCAGGGGCCACCCCCTCCTGCCGGGCCTCCAAATGCAGACGTCCTGGCCTGCACACAGGAGGCCCTCCTGCAGAAGCTGACCTGGGCCTCAGCTGAGCTGGGCTCTAGCACCTCCCTGGAGACTAGCATCCAGCTGTGTAGCCTAATCCGAGCTTGTGCTGAGGCTCTGCGCAGCCTGCGGCAGCTTCGACACTAA